The DNA region AAGTAAAGGCTTTTGAGGAATTGCCATTAATGTGTGTGTTAGCAAAGCGAACCAGTTCAAAAATAACCGATACTGCATCCGCCGTATTAAAATCATCTTCCATAGCCTCTTCAAACTTCTTAACAAAAACTTCTAATTCTCCCGACAGTTGAATCTCCTCTTCTGTCATTTCTTCTGTAGCAGAATGGTTAACAATATGATCCAGATTGATCACTGCATTTTTTATTCTTTCTAAGCCATTTTGCGCTGCCTGTAAAAGCTCTCTGCTGAAATTAATAGGACTTCTGTAGTGAGCGCTTAACATGAAGAAACGGATCACTTCATAAGGAAATTCCTGGGCCACTTCTCGTAAAGTAAAGAAGTTGCCTTTGGACTTTGACATTTTCTTATTGTCTACATTGATAAATCCATTGTGCATCCAATATCTTGCAAATGGCTTGCCATTGGCCGCTTCACTTTGAGCAATTTCATTTTCATGATGAGGAAAAATCAAATCTTCTCCCCCTGCATGGATATCGATTGTATCCCCAAGATATTTTTTAGCCATAGCAGAGCATTCTATATGCCAGCCAGGTCGTCCATCACCCCATGGACTTTCCCATGAAGGTTCTCCTGGCTTCTTGGGTTTCCATAAAACAAAGTCCATAGGATGCTTCTTATCTTCATTAATTTCGATTCTTGCTCCAGCTTCCAAATCTTCCTGATTTTTATGAGATAATTTTCCATAGTCTCTATAAGCCTGGATGTCAAAATACACCGTACCATTTACTTCGTAGGCAAAACCTTTATCCATAAGTGTTTGGATCATGCTTATAATTGCTGGCATTTCCTGAGTAACTCTGGGATGAACCACAGCTCTTTTTATATTAAGGCCATCTGCGTCTTTCAGGGTTTCAGCTATGTATTTTTCAACAATTTCTATCGCAGTTGTATTTTCTTCGTTCGCTCTTTTTATGATTTTGTCATCTACATCTGTGAAATTTTGGACATAGTTTACTTTATATCCTTTGTATTCAAAATATCTGCGAACTGTATCAAAAATAATATACGGCCTCGCATTTCCTATATGAATATAATTATATACAGTAGGACCACAAACATACATTTTGATTTCCTTAGGATCTAAAGGAATAAATTCTTCTTTTTGCCTTGTTAAGGTATTATAAATCTTCATGTTTCCCACTTCCTTCCATTATTTTTTCCAACTGTAACAATCTTTTTTCCAATTCTTCAACCTGATGTCTTAAGCCGCAGATTTCCATTTGTACAGGATCCGGCAATTTTACCTGATCTAAAGTTTTGTTGGGATCGACTTTTTGATTATCTCTCCTCACAATTTTTCCCGGAACTCCTACACAAGTACAATTTTCGGGCACCTCGCTTAATACTACAGTTCCTGAACCTATACGAGAATTATCTCCTACTTTAAAGGGGCCCAGTATTTTAGCTCCTGCTCCTATCATTACATTATTTCCTATAGTAGGATGTCTTTTACCTTTATCTTTTCCTGTTCCTCCTAAAGTAACTCCCTGATAGATGGTAACATTATCTCCGATTTCACAGGTTTCACCAATGACAACTCCCATACCATGATCTATAAACAATCCTTTGCCTATTTTAGCACCAGGATGGATTTCTATACCTGTTATCCACCTGGATATTTGCGATATTAGTCTTGCTAAAAAATACCGCTTATGATTGTATAAATAGTGGGCAACCCTATGAAACAGAACAGCATGGAAACTGGGATACAAGAAAACTTCTGCAGTCATTTTTATTGCCGGATCCCTTTCTTTAATTACATTGATTTCATCCCTAATAAAACCCATAATTCATGCACCTCCCATTTTGCTACACAAAAAAACTCCATCTCCAATCAGAGACGAAGTTTATCCGCGGTTCCACTCTGTTAAAAGCTTTCGCTTTCACTCGAAGCATGATAACGGTTGCCACCGTAATGGACTACTATTATTTCATCCATGCAGCTCCAGGATGCACTTCATTCTATTGCACATATAAAACCGCTCTCAGCTTATGCGATTTCTCTCTGTAAAGGCAATAAAACTACTCTTCCTATCATAGCTTTTAACAAATTTTACTAATTATATAAATTATTTTATTCATTTAGCCTAGTAATGTTATCATTTCTTTCTGAATAATTCAAGAGTATTTATTACATATAATTTTGGCTTTCATAATTCGCAATTATTTAATTAAATCCAAATATCTTTTACATTTAATCAGAGCTTCCTCAAGCCGGTCCTGATTAAAAGGTTTGACAATAAAATCTTTTGCTCCCGCCATAATTGCTTGTATAACCATTCTTTTTTGACCCATTGCAGTACACATTAAGATATAAGCATTTGGTGACTCCTTCAATATTTCCTTCACCGCTTCGATTCCATCCATTGAAGGCATAACGATATCCATTGTAATTACATCAGGCTTTAACTCTTTTGCTTTTCTTACAGCATCGTGACCGTTGAAAGCTTCTCCGACTACTGTATGCCCCATTTGCTGAATCATATTTCTCAAAACTGTTCGCACAAATGCAGCATCATCTACAATCAGTACTGTCATGCTGAGCCCTCGCTTTACGTATAAACTAAAAAATATGTAGTGACAATATTTTATCATCATACTAATATCATTTCAATATCATTTCAGAAGATACCTTCGCTTTCATCCTCACTGAATTAAGCAAATTGCATTGGCAGAGATACCTAGTCCCTCTCCAGTAAACCCCAACCCTTCTTCTGTTGTTGCTTTGATATTAATCTGACTGATGTGAATACCCAATGCCTCAGAAATATTTTTTCTCATCTGATCAATGTAAGGAGACATCTTTGGCTTTTGCGCTATGATCGTCGAATCAATGTTTAAAATAGAAAAGTTATCCCCATCCAATACTTCTTTTACTCTCTTTAATAGTTCTATACTGGATATTCCTTTATATTGATCATCGGTATCCGGAAAATGTTTGCCAATATCTCCTTTTCCCGCTGCTCCCAATAAAGCATCCATGATCGCATGGATCAATACATCTGCATCAGAATGCCCTAATAACCCCTTTTCATAAGGAATTTTAACACCTCCAATAATCAATTCTCTGTTTTCTGCTAATCTATGTACATCATAACCCATTCCTATTCTCATATGTGTCCTCCTCTTTATCTTAATTTTCCTTATTTTTTGTTTTTTAACACATTATATCATTAGTTGACATTTTATTACATTTATTGTATACTTTAATAATTGTTATAAGCAATTGCTATATATGGAAGGAGAGATTATTTTGAAACCGAATATTTTAATTTACAATGATAACCATCTTCAGCGACAAAACCTGATAGACTTCCTCAGAGAGCTGGATATGCCGATGGAAATCTGCGAAGCTGAAAATGAAGAAAATGTTTTAAAAAAAATCAAAGAGCAAAAATTCGATGTTATTATTGCAGATATTATCATAAAAGAAGAACTTACAATTGATCTTATAAAAAAGGTTAAAGAAACTTATCCATTTATATATGTTGTATTTGTCACAGCTTATAAAGATTTTATTATGGAAGCTGTTTCTGAATGCCACTGTTATGATTATATCTCAAAACCTGTTAATAAAGAAAGGTTTCAAGGCACTATGAAATTAATTCTAAAAAGAATTCTGGAAGAAAGCAATCTCCATAAAGAAGAAGCAAATCAAAAAAATCTCGTCATTAATTATAATAATCAATCCTTCATAATTCCTATAGATAAAATTCTTTTTATTGAACAATGTGGGTATCTTTCCATTATCCATACCGTCGATGGAACATATCGTTGCGTTTCCACTTTGATTCGTTTATATAACGAATTGAATGAAGACTTTTTCTTAACTCATAAAAGTTTCCTAGTAAATATGAAAAAAGTGAGCCATGTATCTTACAACAGGAGAACATCTGGAGACATCTTTTTTGAAAATTATGATAAAACTGCACTATTAAGTGTTCGAAAAAAATCAGAGTTCAAGAAAATACTACTAAATTATAACAAACAATAGGCTAAATCTCTTCACAAGCTTTTTATAATATTATAAAATAAAAAATAGCAAAATAAATCAATTCATGTTATATTTACAACTTTTGTAAAATGGTTGTGCTCTTTCGTCAAATATCTATTTTCTTTTTTTAATTAATATTTATAATGAAATCTATAAGAGTTAGGAGCGCTACGATGTTGATATTCTCTTTACTTCAGTATATTGAAGGTTTTTCAATGTATTTAATTATTTCTACTTTATCAGGATTAAAAGGTAAAATTTCTTTTCCGAAATTTCTTTTCCTGGCTTTAATGCATGGAAGTATTTACCTCATATTGAATGAAATTTTACCTATACAATTACAGGGATTTATTTTACTTATAGTTTCAATTCTCATTAGTTCTTTAATATTGGAACTGGATTTCATTTTATCTGTATTGACTACTCTTATATCTGTCTTAGTTGTGATGACAATAGATTTGACTGCAGGTATGGTATTCTTAGGAATTATGAATATGTCTGCTTCTGAAATGTTGGCTAATTCATTTATACGAACTACTTATACTTGTATCGTTCAAATCATCTTTTTAATTATTGCCTTTATAATTAATAAGAAAAATATAACTCTTCCAAAGAAATATTTTATCAATAAAAAAACAAGCATTTTGATTTCTTCAATTTTCTTCGCCATATGTATTTTTACATTTTTAACATTTATTATTGGTACTTTTATTAATCATGTTCAACCTATTATATATATTTCTTTGGCAGTTATCTTTATTTCTTTTTCATTAGTTATGTATAGACTCAATCAATATGTTGTTTCAATGGCAGTAAAAGAGATGCAATTAGAAGATCAACGTATTTATATTGAATATATTAAAGAACTCATGAATCATCTGAAAGCTCAAAGACATGAATTTATCAATCATATTAATGTATTATATGGTCTTGTTCAAATTAAGGATTTAAGTCGTTTAGATGCAGCTAAAAAATACATAGAAAGTTTGAACATCACCATCCAGGGAACTTCAGATATCATGGCAACAGATGAACCTGTCGTATCTGGTCTTCTTGTTACAAAAACCGCTATAGCCGAACAAAAAAACATAGAAATGGATATTAATATCGTTGATCGAATTACAGATACGCCATTATCGCTTACAGAAGTTTCTACAATACTTAATAATCTTATAAATAATGCCATAGAGTTTTCCGAAACACTTCCTGAAGTGAATCGCTACATATGTGTTGAAGTGTATGGTGATGAAAACAATGTCTACATAGATGTATGCAACGAAAACAACGGACAACCTATTGCAGACACTGAAAAAATCTTTGAAAAAGGCTTTTCTACTAAACCTAATCACATGGAAGTGAGAGGGTTTGGTCTATATAATGTAAAATGTATTGTAGAAAAGCATCATGGATCAATCACTGTCGACTCAGATCTACATGAGACTAGCTTTAAAATTACACTACCCAAAAAAAAATAATATTAAGGGGGGAATGTGTATGAAGAAAAATATGTTAGCAGCATTAAAATGGATTGGAAGTGTTTCACTCATTTTTGCTGGTGTAATTGCAACTCCTGCATGCTTCTTATTTGCTTCTCAGCCCAAATGCCCAAAATCATTACAAAAATAACAGGTCTATATAGACCTGTTATTTTTTGTATTCTAAAATTTTTTCACTTAAGATCATATAAGTGATCGTTAAAGTTTCAATGAATACTGCATTCATACCTATATATTTCCATGGAAGAGGCAATATATATGATA from Defluviitalea raffinosedens includes:
- a CDS encoding response regulator — encoded protein: MTVLIVDDAAFVRTVLRNMIQQMGHTVVGEAFNGHDAVRKAKELKPDVITMDIVMPSMDGIEAVKEILKESPNAYILMCTAMGQKRMVIQAIMAGAKDFIVKPFNQDRLEEALIKCKRYLDLIK
- a CDS encoding sensor histidine kinase: MLIFSLLQYIEGFSMYLIISTLSGLKGKISFPKFLFLALMHGSIYLILNEILPIQLQGFILLIVSILISSLILELDFILSVLTTLISVLVVMTIDLTAGMVFLGIMNMSASEMLANSFIRTTYTCIVQIIFLIIAFIINKKNITLPKKYFINKKTSILISSIFFAICIFTFLTFIIGTFINHVQPIIYISLAVIFISFSLVMYRLNQYVVSMAVKEMQLEDQRIYIEYIKELMNHLKAQRHEFINHINVLYGLVQIKDLSRLDAAKKYIESLNITIQGTSDIMATDEPVVSGLLVTKTAIAEQKNIEMDINIVDRITDTPLSLTEVSTILNNLINNAIEFSETLPEVNRYICVEVYGDENNVYIDVCNENNGQPIADTEKIFEKGFSTKPNHMEVRGFGLYNVKCIVEKHHGSITVDSDLHETSFKITLPKKK
- a CDS encoding LytR/AlgR family response regulator transcription factor translates to MKPNILIYNDNHLQRQNLIDFLRELDMPMEICEAENEENVLKKIKEQKFDVIIADIIIKEELTIDLIKKVKETYPFIYVVFVTAYKDFIMEAVSECHCYDYISKPVNKERFQGTMKLILKRILEESNLHKEEANQKNLVINYNNQSFIIPIDKILFIEQCGYLSIIHTVDGTYRCVSTLIRLYNELNEDFFLTHKSFLVNMKKVSHVSYNRRTSGDIFFENYDKTALLSVRKKSEFKKILLNYNKQ
- a CDS encoding cyclic lactone autoinducer peptide, with the protein product MKKNMLAALKWIGSVSLIFAGVIATPACFLFASQPKCPKSLQK
- the cysE gene encoding serine O-acetyltransferase, which produces MGFIRDEINVIKERDPAIKMTAEVFLYPSFHAVLFHRVAHYLYNHKRYFLARLISQISRWITGIEIHPGAKIGKGLFIDHGMGVVIGETCEIGDNVTIYQGVTLGGTGKDKGKRHPTIGNNVMIGAGAKILGPFKVGDNSRIGSGTVVLSEVPENCTCVGVPGKIVRRDNQKVDPNKTLDQVKLPDPVQMEICGLRHQVEELEKRLLQLEKIMEGSGKHEDL
- the cysS gene encoding cysteine--tRNA ligase → MKIYNTLTRQKEEFIPLDPKEIKMYVCGPTVYNYIHIGNARPYIIFDTVRRYFEYKGYKVNYVQNFTDVDDKIIKRANEENTTAIEIVEKYIAETLKDADGLNIKRAVVHPRVTQEMPAIISMIQTLMDKGFAYEVNGTVYFDIQAYRDYGKLSHKNQEDLEAGARIEINEDKKHPMDFVLWKPKKPGEPSWESPWGDGRPGWHIECSAMAKKYLGDTIDIHAGGEDLIFPHHENEIAQSEAANGKPFARYWMHNGFINVDNKKMSKSKGNFFTLREVAQEFPYEVIRFFMLSAHYRSPINFSRELLQAAQNGLERIKNAVINLDHIVNHSATEEMTEEEIQLSGELEVFVKKFEEAMEDDFNTADAVSVIFELVRFANTHINGNSSKAFTSVVKKKIIELSNILGLLEKQENDLLDEEIEKLIQERQEARKAKNWALADQIRDALKEKGIILEDTPQGVRWKRL